A portion of the Methanolinea sp. genome contains these proteins:
- the cbiQ gene encoding cobalt ECF transporter T component CbiQ encodes MIEDLFAIEKQAAGRSPVHALDARAKIVLCFSAVVAMVAVPYSPLVFPVGLVFFLLFSVLWAISRLSPVAYAKRLLMVVPFGFFLVFVQIFVQNPYYASFTPVVDLPLGIHVYRESVEFATILAVKFLVCVSFVILLSSTTRVPDLLEGAGRLGLPPEFSLVLGMMVRYIFVFGYMARKTVDSLSARCFSPFDARLPYRYRLRVLAYAIGTLFVRAYEQGERTYTAMLCRGYGRESHLYIRRKPLRRADVAFLAACMPVVVCTPVAAWLLSGGVH; translated from the coding sequence ATGATAGAGGACCTTTTCGCGATCGAGAAACAGGCGGCGGGCAGGAGCCCGGTCCACGCGCTCGACGCGAGGGCAAAGATCGTCCTCTGCTTCTCCGCGGTCGTCGCGATGGTCGCGGTCCCCTACTCCCCGCTCGTCTTCCCCGTGGGGCTCGTCTTCTTCCTCCTCTTCTCGGTGCTCTGGGCGATCTCGCGCCTCTCCCCGGTCGCCTACGCAAAGAGGTTGCTCATGGTCGTCCCGTTCGGCTTCTTCCTCGTCTTCGTCCAGATATTCGTCCAGAACCCCTACTACGCGTCCTTCACGCCGGTCGTCGACCTCCCGCTCGGCATCCACGTGTACAGGGAGTCGGTGGAATTCGCGACCATCCTCGCGGTGAAGTTCCTCGTCTGCGTCTCGTTCGTCATCCTCCTCTCGTCCACGACGCGCGTTCCAGACCTCCTCGAGGGCGCGGGGAGGCTCGGCCTCCCCCCGGAGTTCTCGCTCGTGCTCGGCATGATGGTGCGGTATATCTTCGTCTTCGGCTACATGGCCCGGAAGACAGTGGATTCGCTCTCCGCGCGCTGCTTCTCGCCGTTTGACGCGCGCCTGCCCTACAGGTACCGCCTGCGGGTCCTCGCGTACGCGATCGGCACGCTCTTCGTCCGCGCGTACGAGCAGGGCGAGCGGACGTACACGGCGATGCTCTGCCGGGGGTACGGGAGGGAGAGCCACCTCTACATCAGGAGAAAACCCCTCCGGCGTGCCGACGTCGCGTTCCTCGCGGCCTGCATGCCGGTCGTCGTCTGCACGCCGGTCGCCGCGTGGCTCCTCTCCGGCGGGGTGCACTGA
- a CDS encoding NAD(P)/FAD-dependent oxidoreductase, translating to MEGDMGREYDVVVVGGGPAGSACARFCAERGLSVCIVEEHAAAGIPVQCAGLLSLSAFEECRVSRASIISTVTGARVVSSLGPVLSFDAGTPKAHVVDRAVLDREMLERAARAGAEVRVKTAYFRRDGRRILTRGAGGRGEIGFRILVGADGAASSVARHAGMPRPAYILSGLQADILHGMDGNLVEIYPDASPDFFGWAIPIGRGRARVGLAALSGTREHFSRFLSRFSRQGPCASVHLVAGGIPVGPRARTCGNRTILVGDAAGLAKPTSGGGVYTGVRSAAHAARTIAEAVARGRYDDGFLSRYESAWRADFGRELSAGLLLFEARQRMGPSEVAGLVRALGDPAIVSDIVSLGDMDRPWRLVRRLALRPALFPSLGAILRSWVTKKNKNNMF from the coding sequence ATGGAAGGGGACATGGGAAGGGAGTACGACGTCGTCGTGGTCGGCGGTGGGCCCGCGGGGAGCGCGTGCGCGAGGTTCTGCGCCGAGAGGGGGCTTTCCGTCTGCATCGTCGAGGAGCACGCCGCGGCGGGGATCCCCGTCCAGTGCGCGGGACTCCTCTCCCTCTCGGCGTTCGAGGAGTGCCGCGTCTCCCGCGCGTCCATCATCTCGACAGTGACGGGTGCCCGCGTCGTCTCGTCGCTCGGCCCCGTCCTCTCCTTCGACGCCGGGACGCCGAAGGCCCACGTCGTCGACCGTGCAGTGCTCGACCGCGAGATGCTCGAGCGCGCGGCCCGCGCGGGGGCGGAGGTGAGGGTGAAGACCGCGTACTTCCGGAGGGACGGCCGGCGCATCCTGACGAGGGGAGCGGGGGGGCGGGGGGAGATTGGCTTTCGCATCCTCGTGGGTGCCGACGGCGCGGCGAGCAGCGTCGCGCGGCACGCGGGGATGCCCCGCCCCGCGTACATCCTCTCGGGCCTCCAGGCCGACATCCTCCACGGGATGGACGGGAATCTCGTCGAAATTTACCCGGACGCTTCCCCGGACTTCTTCGGGTGGGCGATCCCGATCGGGCGGGGGAGGGCACGCGTGGGGCTCGCCGCCCTCTCGGGCACGAGGGAGCACTTCTCCCGGTTCCTCTCCCGCTTCTCGCGCCAAGGCCCGTGCGCGTCGGTCCACCTCGTCGCGGGCGGAATCCCCGTCGGCCCGAGGGCCCGGACGTGCGGGAACCGGACCATCCTCGTCGGCGACGCGGCGGGCCTCGCGAAGCCCACGTCGGGGGGAGGGGTCTACACGGGCGTCCGGTCGGCGGCACACGCCGCGCGCACCATCGCGGAGGCCGTGGCGCGCGGGCGGTACGACGACGGGTTCCTCTCGCGATACGAGAGCGCGTGGAGGGCAGATTTCGGGCGCGAGCTCTCCGCCGGGCTCCTCCTCTTCGAGGCACGCCAGAGGATGGGCCCATCCGAGGTCGCGGGGCTCGTGAGGGCACTCGGCGACCCCGCCATCGTTTCGGACATCGTCTCCCTCGGGGACATGGACAGGCCGTGGAGGCTCGTCCGCCGCCTCGCGCTCCGGCCCGCGCTCTTCCCCTCCCTCGGCGCAATTTTGCGTTCTTGGGTAACAAAAAAGAACAAAAATAATATGTTTTGA
- a CDS encoding ATP-binding cassette domain-containing protein translates to MHLIETRDLCYVYPGNVTGLDRVNFIAPRNTRIAVIGANGAGKSTLFKHFNGILTPTSGSVLVRGEPVTRGNLKEVRKFVGVVFQNPDDQIFSPTVEQDVAFGPLNLGLDEETVRHRVEEALRVVGISHLRDRVPHHLSGGEKKRVAIAGIIAMEPQVLVLDEPTAGLDPAGVRDLVGFVNGLSRSYGMTVIFSTHDVSLVPEMADLVYVMDRGRIVASGTCREVFAQAEMLSSARLEAPAIPRLICALREEGIEISMAYTFEEAREAFLDAFRRRG, encoded by the coding sequence ATGCACCTCATCGAGACGCGGGACCTCTGCTACGTCTACCCCGGCAACGTCACGGGCCTTGACAGGGTGAACTTCATCGCGCCGCGGAACACGAGGATAGCGGTGATCGGCGCGAACGGCGCGGGGAAGAGCACGCTCTTCAAGCACTTCAACGGCATCCTCACGCCCACGTCGGGCTCGGTCCTCGTCCGCGGGGAGCCGGTGACGCGGGGGAACCTCAAAGAGGTGCGCAAGTTCGTGGGCGTGGTCTTCCAGAACCCCGACGACCAGATCTTCTCCCCCACCGTGGAGCAGGACGTCGCGTTCGGGCCCCTGAACCTCGGGCTCGACGAGGAGACAGTCCGGCACAGGGTGGAGGAGGCCCTGCGCGTCGTCGGGATCTCGCACCTGCGCGACCGCGTCCCCCACCACCTCTCCGGCGGGGAAAAGAAGAGGGTCGCGATCGCGGGGATCATCGCGATGGAACCGCAGGTCCTCGTCCTCGACGAGCCGACCGCAGGGCTCGACCCCGCGGGCGTGAGGGACCTCGTCGGCTTCGTGAACGGGCTCTCCCGCAGCTACGGGATGACCGTGATCTTCTCGACCCACGACGTCTCGCTCGTCCCCGAGATGGCAGACCTCGTGTACGTCATGGACAGGGGGAGGATCGTCGCGTCGGGCACGTGCAGGGAGGTCTTCGCGCAGGCAGAGATGCTCTCGTCCGCCCGCCTCGAGGCCCCGGCCATCCCGAGGCTGATTTGTGCCCTGCGGGAGGAGGGGATCGAGATCTCCATGGCCTACACGTTCGAGGAGGCGAGGGAGGCATTCCTCGACGCGTTCAGGAGGAGGGGATGA
- a CDS encoding DNA topoisomerase subunit B — MADTYDASHITVLEGLQPVRERPAMYIGSTDARGLHHLVYEVVDNSVDEALAGFCTSIWVTIHADGSISVLDNGRGIPVDEMNNTRKSALEVVLTVLHAGGKFDKSTYQVSGGLHGVGVSVVNALSRWLRARVYRGGNVYEMHFARGEVVSPLSCREESLEELAGRYEAWYGERPAFRGTDREDFLRKFGDRLSGTLITFCPDETIFETVRFDYDVLAHRLRELAFLNAGLSISLSDERTGDAERFRYEGGISEYVRFLNAGSEPLHPDVIAFKRTDPESMTEVEVALQYTTGYSEQVFSYVNSVNTREGGTHLEGFRSAITRAVTTAARKNNLVKEAGLAIRGEDVREGLTAIVSVKIPNPQFEGQTKMRLGNSNVKGIVDSLVYQSLSDYFEENPRVLSAIVEKVLTAARAREAARNARELARRKSTLESTGLPGKLADCSERDPAKSEIYIVEGDSAGGSAKQGRDRRFQAILPLRGKILNVEKATPHKILKNAEIQALISAIGTGVGEQFDPEKARYHRVILMTDADVDGAHIRTLLLTFFFRYMKRLIEEGFVYIAQPPLFRVAKGKVERYAYREEEMKEIVRELGEKGVTVQRYKGLGEMNAAQLWSTTMDPATRVLKRVTIEDASYASEIFEKLMGEDVAARRDFIKRHAREVTNLDI, encoded by the coding sequence ATGGCAGATACCTATGATGCCTCGCACATCACGGTACTCGAGGGTCTCCAGCCTGTCAGGGAACGCCCCGCGATGTACATCGGGAGCACGGACGCGAGGGGACTCCACCACCTCGTCTACGAGGTGGTCGACAACTCGGTCGACGAGGCCCTCGCCGGGTTCTGCACCTCGATCTGGGTGACGATCCACGCCGACGGCTCGATCTCGGTCCTCGACAACGGGAGGGGAATCCCCGTCGACGAGATGAACAACACGCGCAAGAGCGCGCTCGAGGTCGTCCTCACCGTGCTGCACGCGGGCGGGAAGTTCGACAAGAGCACGTACCAGGTCTCCGGGGGGCTCCACGGCGTCGGGGTCTCGGTCGTCAACGCCCTCTCCCGCTGGCTCCGCGCGAGGGTCTACCGCGGCGGAAACGTGTACGAGATGCACTTTGCGCGGGGGGAGGTCGTCTCGCCGCTGTCGTGCCGGGAAGAGAGCCTCGAGGAGCTCGCCGGCCGGTACGAGGCATGGTACGGGGAGAGACCGGCGTTCCGCGGGACGGACAGGGAGGACTTCCTCCGCAAGTTCGGCGACCGCCTCTCCGGGACGCTGATCACGTTCTGCCCCGACGAGACGATATTCGAGACGGTCCGGTTCGACTACGACGTCCTCGCCCACCGGCTCCGCGAGCTCGCCTTCCTCAACGCGGGTCTCTCGATCTCCCTCTCGGACGAGCGGACGGGGGACGCCGAGAGGTTCCGCTACGAGGGCGGGATCTCCGAGTACGTCCGGTTCCTCAACGCGGGGTCCGAGCCGCTCCACCCCGACGTCATCGCCTTTAAAAGGACGGACCCCGAGTCGATGACCGAGGTCGAGGTCGCGCTCCAGTACACGACCGGGTACTCGGAGCAGGTCTTCTCCTACGTAAACAGCGTCAACACCCGTGAAGGGGGGACGCACCTCGAGGGGTTCCGGAGCGCGATCACGCGGGCCGTCACGACGGCCGCCCGGAAGAACAACCTCGTGAAGGAGGCGGGTCTCGCGATCAGGGGCGAGGACGTCCGCGAGGGCCTCACGGCGATCGTGAGCGTGAAGATCCCGAACCCCCAGTTCGAGGGGCAGACGAAGATGCGCCTCGGCAACAGCAACGTGAAGGGGATCGTGGACTCGCTCGTGTACCAGTCGCTCTCCGACTACTTCGAGGAGAACCCCCGGGTCCTCTCCGCGATCGTGGAGAAGGTCCTCACGGCCGCGAGGGCGCGCGAGGCGGCGCGGAACGCGAGGGAACTCGCCCGGAGGAAGAGCACGCTCGAGTCGACGGGCCTCCCCGGCAAGCTCGCCGACTGCTCCGAGAGGGACCCCGCGAAAAGCGAGATCTACATCGTCGAGGGGGACTCGGCGGGCGGTTCCGCGAAGCAGGGGCGCGACCGCCGGTTCCAGGCGATCCTCCCCCTGCGGGGCAAGATTCTGAACGTGGAGAAGGCGACGCCGCACAAGATCCTGAAGAACGCCGAGATACAGGCCCTGATATCCGCCATCGGGACGGGCGTGGGCGAGCAGTTCGACCCGGAGAAGGCCCGGTACCACCGCGTCATCCTGATGACCGATGCCGACGTGGACGGCGCCCACATCCGGACGCTCCTCCTCACGTTCTTCTTCCGGTACATGAAGAGGCTGATCGAGGAGGGGTTCGTGTACATCGCGCAGCCGCCCCTCTTCCGGGTCGCGAAGGGGAAGGTCGAGAGGTACGCGTACCGCGAGGAGGAGATGAAGGAGATCGTGCGGGAACTCGGCGAGAAGGGCGTGACCGTCCAGAGGTACAAGGGTCTTGGGGAGATGAACGCGGCGCAGCTGTGGAGCACGACGATGGACCCCGCGACGCGCGTCCTCAAGCGCGTCACCATCGAGGACGCAAGCTACGCGAGCGAGATATTCGAGAAGCTGATGGGCGAGGACGTGGCCGCCCGCAGGGACTTCATCAAGAGGCACGCCCGCGAGGTGACGAACCTTGACATCTGA
- the cbiM gene encoding cobalt transporter CbiM, whose product MHIPDSFIPLAQAAVYWAIALVFIALSLRWAREEMKDEKVPLVAVLAAGIFAIQAVNVPIPWGTSGHMMGAALAAIVLGSPFAAVFVLTLVLIVQGVLFGDGGITVMGANIINMGVIGGFSGFYGYRALSRVAANPYASAFGAAWLSLFLAALACAVEMAVAGTFPLGLGLFSMGLYHAVIGIIEGAITTVALYLIYTARPDLLPRASGVAAE is encoded by the coding sequence GTGCACATCCCTGACTCTTTCATTCCACTCGCCCAGGCAGCCGTGTACTGGGCAATCGCCCTCGTCTTCATCGCCCTCTCCCTCCGCTGGGCCCGGGAGGAGATGAAGGACGAGAAGGTCCCGCTCGTCGCGGTCCTCGCGGCGGGTATCTTTGCCATCCAGGCCGTCAACGTCCCCATCCCGTGGGGGACGAGCGGGCACATGATGGGGGCGGCCCTCGCCGCGATCGTGCTCGGGTCCCCCTTCGCTGCCGTGTTCGTCCTCACGCTCGTCCTCATCGTGCAGGGGGTCCTCTTCGGCGACGGCGGGATCACGGTGATGGGTGCAAACATCATCAACATGGGCGTCATCGGCGGTTTCTCCGGGTTCTACGGGTACAGGGCCCTCTCGAGGGTGGCCGCGAACCCCTATGCCTCGGCGTTCGGCGCGGCATGGCTCTCCCTCTTCCTCGCGGCCCTCGCGTGCGCTGTCGAGATGGCAGTCGCTGGGACGTTCCCGCTCGGCCTCGGCCTCTTCTCCATGGGCCTCTACCACGCGGTCATCGGGATCATCGAGGGGGCGATCACGACCGTCGCGCTCTACCTCATCTATACTGCGCGGCCGGACCTCCTCCCGCGTGCCTCGGGGGTGGCGGCGGAATGA
- a CDS encoding PDGLE domain-containing protein, whose translation MKRDNIVVFGVIVALAIAVAAPFIASSNPDGLESAFFGIFGAKEIHGSELDEDAAAVAEEQVVGITGNTFSFPAPFPDYSIEGFSKMGEALAIAIGTILVFGIAISLGKVLSRPGAKE comes from the coding sequence ATGAAGAGGGACAACATCGTCGTGTTCGGCGTCATCGTCGCCCTCGCGATCGCGGTCGCCGCGCCGTTCATCGCGTCGAGCAACCCCGACGGCCTCGAGAGCGCGTTCTTCGGGATATTCGGGGCCAAGGAGATCCACGGGTCGGAGCTCGACGAGGATGCCGCGGCGGTTGCGGAGGAGCAGGTCGTCGGGATCACGGGGAACACGTTCTCGTTCCCCGCGCCGTTCCCCGACTACTCGATCGAGGGGTTCTCGAAGATGGGCGAGGCCCTTGCCATCGCGATCGGGACGATCCTCGTCTTTGGAATCGCGATAAGCCTCGGGAAGGTCCTGTCCCGTCCCGGGGCAAAGGAATAG